The Panthera uncia isolate 11264 unplaced genomic scaffold, Puncia_PCG_1.0 HiC_scaffold_57, whole genome shotgun sequence genome window below encodes:
- the LOC125918228 gene encoding N-acetylneuraminate lyase isoform X3, producing the protein MASQKKKLQGLVAATITPMTEHGEINFSVIGQYVDYLVEEQGVKNIFVNGTTGEGLSLSVSERRQVAEEWMTKGRNKLDQVVIHVGALSLKESQELARHAAEIGADGIAVIAPFFLKPWNKDVLINFLKEVAAAAPALPFYYYHIPALTGVKIRAEELLDGIQEKIPTFQGLKFSDTDLLDFGQCVDQNRERQFAFLFGVDEQLLSALVMGATGAVGSFAFRDLSTLCSNLVLECRRRKPS; encoded by the exons ATGGCCTCCCAAAAGAAGAAACTTCAAGGTCTTGTTGCTGCAACCATCACGCCAATGACGGAGCATGG AGAAATCAACTTTTCAGTCATTGGTCAGTACGTGGACTATCTTGTGGAAGAACAGGGAGTGAAGAATATTTTTG TGAATGGCACAACGGGAGAAGGCCTGTCCCTGAGCGTCTCAGAGCGACGCCAGGTCGCAGAGGAATGGATGACAAAAGGGCGGAACAA GCTTGATCAGGTAGTAATTCACGTAGGAGCACTGAGCTTGAAGGAGTCACAAGAACTG gcCCGACATGCAGCAGAAATAGGAGCCGATGGCATCGCTGTCATTGCGCCTTTCTTTCTCAAGCCATGGAACAAAG ATGTCTTGATTAATTTCCTAAAGGAGGTGGCTGCTGCGGCCCCAgcattgccattttattactatCACATCCCTGCCTTGACAGGGGTAAAGA TTCGTGCTGAGGAATTGCTGGATGGGATTCAGGAGAAGATCCCCACCTTCCAAGGGCTGAAGTTCAGTGACACAGATCTCTTAGACTTCGGGCAATGTGTTGATCAGAATCGCGAGCGGcagtttgctttcctttttggGGTGGATGAG CAACTACTGAGTGCTCTGGTGATGGGAGCGACGGGAGCGGTGGGCAG